From a region of the Candida albicans SC5314 chromosome 1, complete sequence genome:
- the PHO84 gene encoding phosphate transporter (High-affinity phosphate transporter; transcript regulated by white-opaque switch; Hog1, ciclopirox olamine or alkaline induced; caspofungin, stress repressed; upregulated in RHE model; Spider and flow model biofilm induced, Hap43-induced), whose translation MKYPKVXGKTAFKDYLGKFADVEDPLERRRLALEEIDKAGFGWTQVKMILIAGVGFMTDSYDIFAINLSMNMLQYVYWNGTIPDSTTTLIKVSTSVGTVIGQISFGSIADKVGRKKIYGLELIIMIFATLFQCTLGTSPAINFVAIFSTIRILMGIGIGGDYPLSSIISSEFSTTKWRGAIMAAVFSNQGLGQVFAGIVAMICVAGYKDDLIIANKGSECVGRCRKAADQMWRIIVGFGCVPGCIALYYRLTIAESPRYALDVDEHDDLEKVADAEAAIDVHAQEIAPPKASFKDFCSHFGQWRYGKILLGTAGSWFMLDVAYYGLGLNTTTILQTIGYAGQSNVYEKLYNSAAGNLILVCAGSLPGYWVSAATIDTVGRKPIQMGGFILLTIILCIMGFGYHKIGNHGLLGLFVIAQFFQNFGPNTTTFIVPGECFPTRYRSTAHGLSAAAGKVGAIIAQTCIGTLVNHGCSKENKNCFLPHVLEIFALFMLLGIGLTFLIPETARRTLEEISETCHGEVDTTKLGRDRFATQEEPYDSEEVKN comes from the coding sequence ATGAAGTATCCCAAGGTGGKKGGTAAAACCGCTTTCAAAGATTATTTGGGTAAATTTGCCGATGTCGAAGACCCTttagaaagaagaagattggctttagaagaaattgataaagcTGGTTTCGGATGGACTCAAGTtaaaatgattttgattgCTGGTGTAGGGTTCATGACTGATTCTTATGATATCTTTGCCATTAATTTGTCAATGAATATGTTACAATACGTTTACTGGAATGGTACTATTCCAGAttctactactactttGATTAAGGTTTCTACTTCTGTTGGTACTGTTATTGGACAAATCAGTTTTGGTTCTATTGCCGATAAAGTCGGTCGTAAAAAGATTTATGGTTTGGAATTGATTATCATGATTTTTGCTACCCTTTTCCAATGTACTTTGGGTACCTCCCCTGCTATTAACTTTGTGGCCATTTTCTCAACTATAAGAATTTTAATGGGTATTGGTATTGGTGGTGATTATCCATTATCTTCTATTATCTCATCAGAATTCTCTACTACCAAATGGAGAGGTGCTATTATGGCTGCTGTCTTCTCCAATCAAGGTCTTGGTCAAGTGTTTGCCGGTATTGTTGCCATGATTTGTGTTGCCGGTTACAAAGATGACTTGATCATTGCCAACAAAGGATCTGAATGTGTTGGTAGATGTAGAAAAGCTGCCGATCAAATGTGGAGAATCATTGTTGGTTTCGGTTGTGTTCCAGGTTGTATTGCCTTATACTATAGATTGACTATTGCTGAATCTCCAAGATATGCCCTTGATGTCGACGAACACGATGATCTTGAAAAAGTTGCTGACGCTGAAGCTGCCATTGATGTCCATGCTCAAGAAATTGCTCCACCAAAGGCTTCTTTCAAAGATTTCTGTTCTCATTTCGGTCAATGGAGATATGGTAAGATCTTGTTGGGTACTGCTGGTTCTTGGTTCATGTTGGATGTTGCCTACTATGGTTTAGGTTTGAACACTACTACCATCTTACAAACTATCGGTTACGCTGGTCAAAGTAACGTTTACGAAAAATTATACAATTCTGCTGCTGGTAACTTGATTTTAGTTTGTGCTGGTTCTTTACCAGGTTATTGGGTGTCTGCCGCCACTATCGATACCGTGGGTAGAAAACCAATTCAAATGGGTGGTTTCATCTTGTTGACTATTATCTTATGTATCATGGGTTTCGGTTACCACAAGATTGGTAATCATGGTTTGTTGGGTTTGTTCGTCATTgcccaattttttcaaaattttggTCCAAACACCACTACTTTTATTGTCCCAGGTGAATGTTTCCCAACTAGATACAGATCTACTGCTCATGGTTTATCTGCTGCCGCTGGTAAAGTCGGTGCCATTATTGCTCAAACTTGTATTGGTACTTTGGTTAACCACGGTTGTTCTaaagaaaacaagaattgtttCTTACCTCACGTCTTGGAAATCTTTGCCTTGTTCATGTTGCTTGGTATTGGTTTGACTTTCTTGATTCCAGAAACTGCTAGAAGAACTTTAGAAGAAATTTCTGAAACTTGTCATGGTGAAGTTGATACTACTAAATTGGGTAGAGATAGATTTGCCACACAAGAAGAACCATATGACTCTGAAGAAGTCAAAAActaa
- the BTA1 gene encoding Bta1p (Ortholog of C. dubliniensis CD36 : Cd36_10780, C. parapsilosis CDC317 : CPAR2_208080, Candida tenuis NRRL Y-1498 : CANTEDRAFT_120956 and Debaryomyces hansenii CBS767 : DEHA2F24508g), with protein sequence MSEFIVDLFPSEISKLYLFTSFSVLCGAVFFSAKVNKTINSVLVFCWACFIKPLIQKKTKGPNKNQQQSLESFYKNQAHIYDNTREFLLKGRQECLRLAISHLPKKKDLIWIDIGGGTGSNIEFMDEISKISENFKAVYLVDLSPSLCEVAKARFEAHEWTNVHVLVADACDFTIDYDSADLITFSYSLSMIPTFNAAIDNAVSKLDMEGIIATVDFGIQSSDTSMGRINTVGGLVNRDIPWILRNFWRIWFEADKVFLDSSRRNYLEYKFGTVKSLNSYNKALGKIPYYIWIGCDKSKSHTILERLNCLATESPYLAPTTTPIANQLEDIPISKGHEAALINLQKNLPYPSMYYQKEYWRVYYDEMNPLYEQFKNQYIYAFTWEDPREDHKLLNFTSDDTVLAITSAGDNILSYASLPTPPKKIHAVDLNPCQNHLLELKLASFRCLSQEQIWSMFGEGKIENFNDLLIDTLAPHMSSNAFQYWMDKGPKTFSGKGLYDTGFSRWALRLSRYVFKVCGVSKYVEELCAATTMEEQLRIWNEHLKPTLFNPVVGSLLVGNPMFLWKALGVPANQAALMGPSVIKYVVDTLDPIIKRSMISNDNYFYYLCMMGRYTKNNCPDYLTTKGFNRLSSTAATASGSSPIDNLRIHTDTLNEVFGRLKEKSITIAIIMDHMDWFDPNGRDAINEITALKRCLAPGGRVLLRSASTKPWYLKTFKNLGFQEEENVVRQPGSSIDRVNMYANCTVLTLVD encoded by the coding sequence ATGTCAGAATTCATAGTTGATTTGTTTCCTTCAGAAATCTCCAAACTTTATTTGTTCACTTCATTTTCCGTCTTGTGTGGAGcagttttcttttctgcCAAAGTCAACAAGACCATTAACTCAGTTTTAGTATTTTGTTGGGCTTGCTTTATCAAACCGTTAATTCAGAAAAAGACTAAAGGTccaaacaaaaatcaacaacaatcttTAGAGTCATTCTACAAGAATCAAGCTCATATTTATGATAACACTAGagaatttttgttgaaaggTAGACAAGAATGTCTTAGATTAGCTATTTCCCATTTacccaaaaagaaagatcTTATTTGGATAGatattggtggtggaaCTGGTTCCAATATTGAATTCATGGATGAAATTAGTAAAATATCTGAAAACTTTAAAGCTGTTTATTTGGTTGATCTTTCCCCATCTTTGTGTGAAGTTGCTAAGGCAAGATTTGAAGCCCATGAATGGACAAATGTTCATGTATTAGTTGCTGATGCCTGTGATTTTACTATTGATTATGATAGTGCTGATTTGATtactttttcttattcATTGTCGATGATCCCAACTTTCAATGCTGCTATCGATAATGCTGTTTCTAAATTAGATATGGAAGGTATTATTGCCACTGTGGATTTTGGTATTCAAAGCAGTGACACCTCAATGGGTCGTATCAATACTGTTGGTGGGTTGGTTAACAGGGACATTCCTTGGATATTACGTAATTTTTGGAGAATTTGGTTTGAAGCTGATAAAGTGTTTTTGGATTCTTCAAGAAGAAACTATTTGGAATATAAATTTGGTACCGTCAAATCTTTGAATTCATACAACAAGGCTTTGGGTAAAATCCCCTATTATATTTGGATTGGTTgtgataaatcaaaatcacaCACCATTTTAGAAAGATTGAATTGTTTAGCCACTGAATCCCCTTACCTTGCTCCAACTACAACTCCAATCGCTAATCAACTTGAAGATATTCCAATTTCTAAAGGTCATGAAGCTGCTTTAATCAActtgcaaaaaaatttacctTACCCATCAATGTACTATCAAAAGGAATATTGGAGAGTCTACTATGATGAAATGAATCCATTGTATGAACAATTTAAAAACCAATACATTTATGCTTTCACTTGGGAAGATCCTCGTGAAGATCATAaacttttgaattttaCCAGTGATGATACTGTTTTGGCTATTACTTCAGCTGGTGATAATATTTTGAGTTATGCTAGTTtaccaacaccaccaaaaaagaTTCATGCTGTTGATCTTAATCCATGTCAAAACCATttattagaattgaaattggctAGTTTTAGATGTCTTTCTCAAGAACAAATTTGGTCAATGTTTGGTGAAGGTAAAATCgaaaatttcaatgatCTTTTGATTGATACTTTGGCACCGCACATGTCTTCTAATGCCTTCCAATACTGGATGGATAAAGGACCTAAAACTTTTTCTGGTAAAGGTCTTTATGATACTGGGTTTTCTAGATGGGCATTAAGATTATCAAGATATGTTTTCAAAGTTTGCGGTGTTAGTAAATACGTTGAAGAACTTTGTGCTGCAACCACCATGGAAGAACAATTGAGAATTTGGAATGAACATTTGAAACCAACTTTATTTAATCCTGTGGTTGGTTCATTACTTGTTGGTAATCCAATGTTTTTATGGAAAGCTTTGGGAGTTCCAGCTAATCAAGCAGCTTTAATGGGACCATCTGTTATTAAATATGTTGTTGATACTTTGGACCCAATCATTAAGAGATCgatgatttcaaatgatAACTATTTCTACTATTTATGTATGATGGGGAGATACACCAAAAACAATTGTCCAGATTATTTAACTACAAAAGGTTTCAACAGATTATCTAGCACTGCTGCTACTGCCAGCGGATCATCTCCAATTGACAACCTTAGAATCCACACTGACACTTTAAATGAAGTGTTTGGTagattaaaagaaaaatcaatcacTATTGCCATTATCATGGATCATATGGATTGGTTTGACCCTAATGGTAGAGATGctattaatgaaattactGCTTTGAAAAGATGTCTTGCCCCAGGGGGTAGAGTATTACTTAGATCAGCAAGTACAAAGCCTTGGTACTTGAAAACATTCAAGAACTTGGGATtccaagaagaagaaaatgttgTTCGTCAACCTGGTTCAAGTATAGACAGAGTTAATATGTATGCCAATTGTACAGTTTTAACTCTCGTAGATTAA
- the ARO7 gene encoding chorismate mutase (Putative chorismate mutase; fungal-specific (no human or murine homolog); alkaline upregulated), with amino-acid sequence MDFMKPETVLDLANIRQALVRMEDTIVFDLIERSQFFSSPSVYEKNKYNIPNFDGTFLEWALLQLEVAHSQIRRYEAPDETPFFPDQLKTPILPPINYPKILAKYSDEINVNSEIMKFYVDEIVPQVSCGQGDQKENLGSASTCDIECLQAISRRIHFGKFVAEAKYQSDKPLYIKLILDKDVKGIENSITNSAVEQKILERLIVKAESYGVDPSLKFGQNVQSKVKPEVIAKLYKDWIIPLTKKVEIDYLLRRLEDEDVELVEKYKK; translated from the coding sequence ATGGATTTTATGAAACCAGAAACTGTGCTTGATCTTGCCAACATCCGTCAAGCATTGGTAAGGATGGAAGATACTATTGTGTTTGATTTAATCGAAAGATCTCAATTTTTCAGTTCCCCATCAGTTTatgaaaagaataaatataatatcCCCAATTTTGATGGAACTTTTTTGGAATGGGCTTTGTTACAATTGGAAGTTGCTCATTCTCAAATCAGACGTTATGAAGCACCAGACGAAACTCCATTTTTTCCagatcaattgaaaactcCAATTTTACCGCCAATCAATTATCCTAAAATATTGGCCAAATATTctgatgaaattaatgtTAATTCTGAAATAATGAAGTTTTATGTTGATGAAATCGTGCCGCAAGTGAGTTGTGGACAAGGAGATCAAAAGGAAAATTTGGGTTCAGCATCAACTTGTGATATTGAATGTTTGCAGGCTATTTCCAGAAGAATTCATTTTGGTAAATTTGTTGCTGAAGCAAAATATCAAAGTGATAAACCATTATATATCAAGTTGATTTTGGATAAAGATGTTAaaggaattgaaaattcaattactAATAGTGCAgttgaacaaaaaattttggaaagatTAATTGTCAAGGCTGAAAGTTATGGGGTAGATCCATCCTTAAAATTTGGACAAAACGTACAAAGCAAAGTTAAGCCAGAAGTAATTGcaaaattatataaagaTTGGATTATTCCATTGAccaaaaaagttgaaattgattatttgttaAGAAGATtggaagatgaagatgtgGAGTTGGTTGAGAAGTATAAGAAGTAA
- a CDS encoding uncharacterized protein (Putative DnaJ-like molecular chaperone; Spider biofilm induced) — protein sequence MLSLLQKRIAVTINSNPAISKAHYATASQEPIDHHKRFQLHEWPKSAKPSAYEIFGLTSKDMGMSTLELNKVLKRKYLALVKIYHPDTSLSIQYKGGEMTAEMKRKRFDMIQEAYDILKNPRRRTAYNRYQTTSWDQQGHYSGNGGQWSKENFEAYRRAHAHRTRYNFENDEQFWSASTWQDYYQMKYNRPPPTKEELEKNKYKILFGVIAVGVLGFGLQIMNAIDKTNQYLLETHRLNMKSMKDLNESYDNYGEGYSDADKLRRFLINRRSTMKSKREEEGVEKEPEPSDHELLTKFARKRVDIWDREEGNNGKH from the coding sequence ATGTTATCACTTTTACAAAAACGAATTGCTGTAACAATAAACAGCAATCCAGCAATAAGCAAAGCCCATTATGCTACTGCATCACAAGAACCTATAGATCATCATAAACGGTTTCAACTTCATGAATGGCCAAAGTCCGCAAAACCTTCGGCATATGAGATATTTGGATTAACTTCCAAAGATATGGGGATGTCAACATTAGAGCTAAATAAAGTTcttaaaagaaaatatttagCATTAGTGAAAATTTATCACCCTGATACATCCCTTTCCATTCAATATAAAGGTGGTGAAATGACCGCCGAAATGAAGAGGAAACGATTTGATATGATTCAAGAAGCTTATGATATATTGAAGAATCCTAGACGTAGAACGGCATATAATCGGTATCAAACCACTTCATGGGATCAACAGGGGCATTATTCGGGAAATGGAGGACAATGGAGTAAAGAGAATTTTGAAGCTTATAGAAGAGCCCATGCTCATAGAACAAgatataattttgaaaatgatgaacAATTTTGGCTGGCTAGTACCTGGCaagattattatcaaatgaaGTATAATAGACCTCCACCAACAAAGGAAGAATTGgagaaaaacaaatacaaaatcTTATTTGGGGTTATTGCTGTTGGTGTATTAGGGTTTGGATTACAAATAATGAATGCCATAGATAAAACAAACCAGTATTTGCTAGAGACTCATCGTTTGAATATGAAATCTATGAAAGATTTGAATGAAAGTTATGATAATTATGGTGAAGGTTATAGTGATGCTGATAAACTTAGAAGGTTTTTGATAAATCGAAGAAGCACCATGAAACTGAAACGGGAAGAAGAAGGGGTTGAAAAGGAACCAGAACCTAGTGATCATGAACtattaacaaaatttgCCAGGAAAAGAGTAGATATATGGGATAGAGAAGAGGGCAATAACGGGAAGCATTGA
- the ZCF3 gene encoding Zcf3p (Zn(II)2Cys6 domain transcription factor; required for filamentous growth, resistance to rapamycin and flucytosine; possibly an essential gene, disruptants not obtained by UAU1 method; Hap43-repressed; Spider and flow model biofilm induced), with protein MELSYRSYQKVLNISLKPKTTHACSKKATAAATTKKIAKPKRDETQIKRRTKTGCLTCRKRKKKCDEDKVNGKCQACTRNFLDCCWPDPNTIKTKNTKPQQQAQQSTEVKPQISPVVRPKKCDINYLLHSQPEPSTPVATVVATQPKVHIPYPSPTLSPVFTESKPNSEVSSFALPPIYSPNYKLQTKDSNVRSV; from the coding sequence ATGGAGTTGAGTTATAGATCGTATCAAAAGGTGTTGAATATTTcattgaaaccaaaaacaaCTCACGCCTGTTCCAAAAAGGCTACCGCTGCCGCAAccacaaaaaaaatcgCCAAACCAAAGCGTGACGAAACTCAAATCAAACGCAGAACTAAAACTGGTTGTTTGACTTGTcgaaagagaaagaagaaatgtGATGAAGATAAAGTGAATGGCAAATGTCAAGCCTGTACCAGAAACTTCTTGGATTGTTGTTGGCCAGACCCAAACACTATTAAGACCAAAAATACcaaaccacaacaacaagcacAACAATCTACAGAAGTGAAACCACAAATAAGTCCAGTAGTAAGGCCCAAAAAATGTGATATCAACTATTTACTACACTCTCAACCTGAACCTTCAACTCCAGTGGCTACAGTTGTTGCTACTCAACCTAAAGTGCATATACCATACCCAAGTCCCACATTATCTCCTGTATTTACTGAAAGCAAGCCTAATAGCGAGGTTAGTTCATTTGCTTTGCCTCCAATCTATAGTCCAAACTACAAACTTCAAACTAAAGACAGTAATGTGAGGTCAGTATAG
- a CDS encoding sulfonate dioxygenase (Ortholog(s) have sulfonate dioxygenase activity and role in sulfur compound catabolic process), which produces MAQRFGNSDIHFNKDFDEVDADGVLVINKRNREQAKYPDFLPSWDPSDKLPPLKFEKYIDPGSRADPSFPNLFPKDGSHKIKRITPKFGSEIDGVQLSQLNDKGKDELALFLAQRKVLLFNEQDFADKGPGFAVEFGKYFGRLHVHPSSGSPRGHQELHITYRRPEKGELQRVFAHRTTSVGFHSDVSYEITPSRFTLFQVLESGDGGDTVFVDTVEAYNRLSPAFQKRLEGLHVLHTSEDQAANSAHQGGVERRKAVSNIHPLVRLDPVTGEKSLYVNKAFGRRIVELKKEESDYLLDFLHNHIEKSSDLQLRVNWERGERRKVALFHNSGVSHTATFDTKEGEVRHAYRISVLGERPISNLEDLNKEDYTPGDLADALSAIKPI; this is translated from the coding sequence ATGGCACAAAGATTTGGTAATTCAGATATTCATTTCAATAAAGATTttgatgaagttgatgCAGACGGTGTATTGGTGATCAACAAACGTAACAGAGAACAAGCAAAGTATCCAGATTTTTTACCATCCTGGGATCCAAGTGACAAATTACCTCcattgaaatttgaaaaatacaTTGATCCTGGTTCAAGAGCTGATCCTTCTTTCCCAAACTTATTTCCTAAAGATGGTTCAcataaaatcaaaagaatcACTCCAAAATTCGGTTCTGAAATTGATGGTGTCCAATTATCACAATTGAATGATAAAGGGAAAGACGAATTGGCTTTATTCTTGGCACAAAGAaaagtattattgtttaatgAACAAGACTTCGCAGATAAAGGACCTGGTTTTGCTGTTGAATTTGGTAAATATTTTGGTAGATTACACGTTCATCCAAGTTCAGGTTCTCCTCGTGGTCATCAAGAGTTGCACATTACTTACAGAAGACCTGAAAAAGGTGAATTACAAAGAGTGTTTGCTCATCGTACTACAAGCGTTGGATTCCATAGTGATGTTTCGTATGAAATCACACCTCTGAGATTTACACTTTTCCAAGTGTTAGAAagtggtgatggtggtgataCTGTTTTCGTTGATACAGTTGAGGCTTACAATAGATTATCACCAGCATTCCAAAAACGATTGGAAGGTTTACATGTCTTGCACACTTCAGAAGATCAAGCGGCCAACTCTGCACACCAAGGTGGtgttgaaagaagaaaagcTGTTTCAAATATTCATCCATTGGTAAGATTGGACCCTGTCACTGGAGAAAAATCTTTATACGTTAACAAAGCTTTTGGACGTAGAATTGTTGagttaaagaaagaagagtCTGATTACTTGTTAGATTTCTTACATAATCATATTGAAAAGAGTCTGGATTTACAGTTGAGAGTCAACTGGGAACGTGGTGAAAGAAGGAAGGTTGCTTTGTTCCACAACAGTGGTGTGTCCCATACAGCAACTTTTGATACTAAAGAAGGTGAGGTTAGACATGCTTACAGAATTTCGGTTTTAGGTGAGCGTCCAATTCTGAATTTGGAAGACTTGAATAAAGAAGATTACACTCCTGGAGATTTAGCTGATGCCTTGAGTGCAATCAAACCTATTTAG